The genomic segment tatgtgAAATAAAGTAATcctataattgttaaaaaaacaaaattttatttttaaagtaaatttaattaatgtaaagaaaaaaaactttgaaatataataaacttttaaaagttattaattaatttcagtacagaaatatattttacgtatttaaCTTGTACTTTCtagcaataaaaatgttataataattagtgatcgtaatatttgtaaattgtttaaaattttaaagctactttaataaacatttaattaacatttctagtaatgaaatatttaaactgttaatataaatagaattattaagtttttattattgtaaaaaattggaTTACATcaactaattttatttcgtaaaattaattaccgaTTTGTAtaatcgaaatttaattaaaagtaatttttgtactcGTAAAATGAGATcatcaaattaatatcaagatttctaaacatataatacatagaaatacataaacacactttacatattttgaatatttataaaatatttcaagttgTACATACatcaattaattacataattttctcattttattgtagataaacatttttaatataaatatattggtGCTATTATAGTTTCGGAATATTTTAGGACATTATATCgtattaaagaaaagatatttttaataacaactaacattttttatattgattttcatatgtatactgttataaaaatttcatgctCTGTCGCTGTTCTTCCTAAAATAATCATGCTCCGATTTTGctcaaattttgtataaataagcttcctttcaaataaaaaagaaatttactaAAAGGATCTTTTGCATTCCAAAAATCAAGCAAGtactaaacatttattttgagtttaatttttacaatatttgcaaaggaattttgtagaattttatGTCAAACTCTTTAATATTAACGCATAGAATCattaacgttaaaaaaattttattgtttcttgTAACAATGTTTATGGTGCAGAACAGCCGACATCgcatttcaaattaaaataaaattttgtttaattgttttcagaataaaatttaaaaaaaacagacGCAAAATGcataagatatacatatatttacgtaatgttacatgtattaaattaaatgctacTTAAATGTTTCGGAAACATATCGGCGGTTCCGACAGAAATGTTTCAATAGCAATTGCATAACTCTTCTCTTACACACAAATAAGATGAAAATACTGATATATTTAATGGTTTTCAATATACAAATACTAAATGAGATGTACATCGTtgttattataacttttttgatCAGCCAAAATTCCCACACCGTCATTAGAATCCACTCTACGGCCATTATGACAAATGACATTATAAACAGTTTTAGATACAGATTGTCcctgcaaataaatataacttttacatatttttaaattataatataagtgaTTACTATTAGTGGTATGCAAAAGTTCGCATGGTTTACATATAGATAGCTCTGTAcgctatttaaataaaaattacggtGTATTTTAATGCCATCATGTTATGAAAGAGCCGagtttaactttttatttaattaaaaaacaactaCTAAAATTGTTGAGTCTTGTACTtttgtttaatgttttatataaacaaataaataaacaacaaaTTAGACTAGTaaacattgtattttattgttttgataattcaaaaatgaatattttacgagatatcttgtattttatatcaaaatactgcaactttgaagccttataactcgaaaagtatttaatgaaaaaatattttattatagtgttttgaaaagctctcgagataagctacatgaatatgcaataatatatagggtgtcccatttaaaaatgttcaagGTGACCTTCATATGACCTTCAAACGACTATCCAAGGTCCAACTGATGGTGCCATTTTAAGGCCCCcttgaaaccatacaacttttgtctgaaacattttcttgtaaaatgcAAAGGAACAGAAATGTTAGGGGTGATAGATTAAAATGAATCACCCTGTATAGTAGACTATTGAAACCGTTGCAAGAGCAATTAATGAAGAAACGGCGGCATTTTGCAACGAAATGGAACAAAGAGATTTTGTTGCACGATAATCCCAAGCCCCATGGTGCACTGACGACGCGGGAAACATTAATGAAATTGCAATGGGAAATCTTGCCACACCCAGCGTACTCTCCAGATATTGTCTCGTCGGACTTCCACCTATTGCATTAGATGCAGCACAACTTATCTAATACGTAATGTTGAGGAAGTGCGAAAATTCgtggataattttatttgccccgaaaataaaaacttttttttatcattgtctGAAAAATGGCAAAAAGTAGTAGaaaataatggaaattattttgattaaagatattttagtgtaagtaaaatattaataaataaaattgtattaaaaaccATACAAACTTTTGCAtacatctaataatattatgcttCCGAACATTCTAAtcgctttataaataattaaagaaatcgtaattacatttttagatatatataaaaacaatgttattaatttagttaaataaaaacgtgttaataaaataataataaactttaagcttaaaaaaagagggagaaacagaataaaaaaaagttgtatcttttaaaataaaattttaaggaaaGTTTTCATgcaaaatagttatataatagatgtaaatattcaatttgaatattcaattttcatattatttatataaataagtataaatataattatttctgtcctttttagcccttaaattgatacgattacagattttctatcttataaaaaacctgtgatcatgttgatttaagagctaaaatagatagaaataataataagaatttattcaaaatttgctaaagtatagtttaaatatagaggaaatatttggttacataattttgatcaAGTATTGGCTAGtccaaaagatattgaatataattttctcaatttcgtcctattatccgaaatgacatattatttattgtgaaaacgtggcaacatagcattcagctgagccttcttttgacattttaaataatctatcttttcatctgaagaagcctctatgtacaaacgtgtaagcgagaagcaactaggcctcatatgtcaatttgcaatttgaccaacttatgaaaaattatcatgttgccacatttcttttttctcggagaaatgacaaattattaaatttatcaaagaaatagttaaaaatcttctatattttgtcattattcactattataatttttattctgatattttaaattactctgtacaagtaaattcttttatttttataattcaaattttgtgctgtaatgttaaaatcgaggtaccgtcaatgataaaagtttctcattataatttaagaaacacgaaaattctccgaaaaaaagcaacagaagttcgaaaatacatttctacactctagctatgaataaataataagattttatgcaatctttataataatcataatattaaaatatatgagaaaagtatatattcgtcaatttcgactagTTTTTGTTACGATTGTAGGGGCTAAAcatctttaagaaaatatgcGCGCTATTGAACAgcggtgatatatttttacaaaagaatctCATAGATACGAAAGCACATTGCCGTAgaaaaatctcaaaatattcaatcttCTCCTGTATcaaaaaatctcgaaaatgattgaaaataattaattttgcaatgtCGTTTACAAATAATGgcatatatcttattaactaGGATAGAGACATTGTATCAATGTAGAGTTGTTTACGTACGAACCATTTCTCGTTTTCATTAAAACGTCGGGCCTCAGTATCTCTAAAATAACGAGCTGTGTCCTTCATATAGCCCATGATCTTCAATGCTGTATAAATGGATAAGAAAATGCTAATaacaatacaaataattttggaCCCGTAATTATACAACTGATCCGCAGCACCATctgaagtaaaaaataaacttttcaagTTATATCAAGCTTTATGTTACGAGTAcccaaaaacatatttttacttttaatataaattttcgaatGAATCATAATTTAgtgatttatcaatataattatgataacagtaatatatacttacaacGAAACCAACACGTAGAGTTTTGAAATCTCGGTCGGATCATGTTTCTCGGCACGCTGGGAACAAATTCCATAATGATGCAAGTGATAGTAAGAATGAAGGGACTTCCCCAAGCAATAAtggaatatataaactttttcttcttttgttgATCCACTTTTCTTGCTAACGAACGAAAATTTCTgcaaagagaaatttatactttacaaTTAGGCagtagtaaataaaaaaattggatgcaaatatacattaaaaaagaatatgttttTGCTTAAAGTGCTTAAAAATCTGTCTATGTATATGAAaggtaaatatgcatattagAACATcctttttcattaaacttgactttgacatatgttgtcaagaacACTTTCAGTATATAATTTGAAGCCAAGCTATCGATTAAGCTTACAAGGTAAGGTATAGAAGTTTCCCCCTCTAATTTTAATgcgctttgaatatgttgtagtctagatcaaaataggagacacgtatttttttatacgattatGCCGTTAAGGGGATGAAACAcccttttgaaaaaaatcggtttttatatttctgagcaaATACCGTCGAAAcggtaagagatataaaaaaatttccaataaaagttttatagttTTCATGGGctttaaaactgcataatcagatttttctaaaatgtcatattttttgaaatctttCCTCCAccctttattttttgaaaaatctgattatgcagttttaaagtacgttaaaaaccataaaacttttatatgaattttaggAACTCGATCGATTAAGTTTTTTGCAAAACTTATAATCTAAGATACTCTCAAGCTGCCTACTCGCGTAAAGATACTGTGTGCGTCTTTCTTAAAACACCCGAACTCAATACAAGACACTACCCCATGTCTTCTgatatatcacaaataaatatttattctgtcGTGCTCGATTGTATTATGTAAatcctaattttatataaaaaatttatattataaataatatataatatttaaaacaaaattgatatatttacctAAATTTCCACCACATATCAAAACTCATTATACTTAACCAGAAGGAACTTGCTAAAGAGCTGAAATAGCTGACTAAACCTGCAATGattgagaatatttaaaataaacaacatttatatatagagtgttttctataaaattaatgataattggCAAATTACatgtatgaaaaaaactttaattttttattaagaatttacaaaaatttatgaaaaattacaagagTATACACACATCAGTCAAATGTATACACTGCATTAATTGCATTATCATCAAAGTTGGGAAAGTTACTTTGTAAAAGTAACTAGTTACAGTTACAGTTTTTTCATTCAGAAACTAACTAGTTACAGTTACAAGTTAAGTAccgattttgaaaaagaacTCGTTACAATTACAGTTActcaaaaagtatattattattttactatattattttatgtatattaaatgataattttataaagataaaagattaaatcatATGCTACCTAAAtactgataaatttattattttatatatcgtgaattataaaacaatatatatataatattaataataaaatataataaaatataataaaatataataaaatataatgtgtttaaatatccaaatatattttataatcttataaaaaaattaatattaatcttaacttttaataatcctAAGGTacttaataatcatataatcataataaaaaatttaaagttaagaCAACGTTCGTAttgttattgatttttttccatttttcttatatttaaattattaccatattgtattatttttttataatgcaaaaaattggTCGGTAAGTCGGTAAGTAAAAATAAGCTATATAGAACGATGCTTTTAGCGCATGCTCTCAAAAAAGTaactattaaaatagttattagttaccaaaaaaatataactaagtTAAGTTATAGTTActgaaaaaaagtaattgtaaCTTCGTTACAAGTAACTCGTTACTTCCCAACTCtgattatcatatataattatatgagacTATACTATACCGCTTGCAATGCAGATGGAATACGCCAGATTTTCCCTTTTGATTAGCATTACCGATGTGTGacttaagtaaaaaataaataccatACTGCTGTATCTACGCAACATgaaactatgtatattattaaactctGGCAGTATATAGTATACTAGGAATATTAACAGCATACATAACATGGACACTGTACCGCAAATCAAGTCTAAAATGTACATTCTATCTTTTAAGGGTTTAATGAATGTCAAGAAAtaatccttttcttttttcacggCTTCTGTTAAAGTCTTCGAGCAAATAATTGCATCAACCTGACCTTGATTCGAAAAGGCTAGACAAAAGGATGTTGATTTGACGAATTGGTCAAAGTAGGAAAGATATAGAGTGccgttttcgaaaaaaatgtattcgtAGTACTCAATACTATCGTCATTAAGTCTGATGGCTACAATTTCGCTACGGTTTGGGCACGGATCTTGGACAATCAGTTGAAACATTTCGTCCACTTTCTTATATTCAGTCTGCATATTCGTTTCGCTCAAGAAGTTATATACATCTGAGAAAACATATCCGGGTCCTTCAATATTGCAAGTGCCAAAAGATTCATAACGATCACCGAGAGGACAACAAAGGTGAATGCAAGTTCTGTTGTCATATGGAACATTCTTGTACGGAACGATGTAATCTGTGttgtcattttcattattggAACGTTTTTTGTTGTCGACAtttgtaaagtttttttcaatctCACTCGGGATTTGGTTACGTTCCTCGTAATATTTCACATAGTGCAAGGGGGATTCAATCTGAATCGAATCATCTTTGCGACCATTTCTTctgaaattaatatgaaacACATTCTGATCATCTTTATAATTCATAGTGAAATTTTTGCGCAAATCGTATTGATTGAAAATCGTCTCGTTGCCATTCTTCTCGCTGGTATTCGCATCAAGATCATTTTTCATCATCGTATTGTTGTCTTGTTTGTTGACAATTGTGAAATTCCGCAGTGGCTTTGTAGATGAAGCGAAAAACAGAAGTGCACAACACCAAAGTCCAAAACTTTTACCGTACAtcgtcaataatttataaaattaatttattttttttaacagtaattttataatatctaatgGTTGCAATAATGAATTGCGAATTGCGAAAATGAGAATACGCATGTCGTTTGCGATAATTTGATTGCGACAACGATGTTCTTTTTCCAagaaacaacaaaattaatgcACGCGAACATATGGCGAGAAGAACTGGCGAAAAACACACATGTTCACGCGATTAATAGGAAGAGACTGCCGTGGTCGACGAATCGTCGGTGATGATAAAGAAGTAATCTACCTACTAATAAGTCATGTATACAGGATGCTTAAAAAagtgttattatttaacttcTACAAATAGTAGGCGAATCCATTAGCGatattgtaaaagatatttagaaagttaatatgttaattgattaaatattatgtaaaatttttatagagcAAGACAACGGTAAAtagtaaagatttttttatatctatattaaagatatttatttctaaaatttatctaaaatagatttaaaatctatttattgttaaagataaattgcaaatcaaatgcaaatttaaaaaaaatttacttctttctttattttgcattGATAACATGTCTATGAAGATGGaagtttacaattaattatgatgGAAAAAAACCGGTTTGTAGTTATTTACATCACACGTCATGGGAATCActttcgaaattattattagaaaatcttCAAGAAGGATATAGAGTCGATATTCTcgacttataattttaatttacttgtaaaaaaatgtatgcttttattatatttataaatatgtggaGAACAAAAATGTTACGTAAGagatttaaagtttttagtTGATTTTATACACAAGCAAAAAAAATGCGGATTtaaatacatgtgtgtgtattataataaaacgtaaaaataattacatataaattttacaaatctcTGCTTCGAGATCCTCTCCAATTATAAAACTGCAAAAGATGTTCAAGACAACGTTCAAGACAATGATCGCAAACAATCAATGAAAGTTCCAACATAAAGTTAATTCCAaagttaagaataaaaatataaatatctttgttgAGAATGATAAATTACTGTacggtatataaaaatttctatatatatttatatatatataaaattaatataaaacttgtttacatttgtatttgatttcaattgttttttgtaatacatttttcgatcatagataaatttatcaagtatgtttttcattttatacattatttataaattaagcttcatataagattataatttatattatacaatcaaaCGCGtcacaataaaaatgcatgtaCAATATGTAAACGTATGCGACCAGATTATATCtacaactatatttataaacaacaacaatatgtttataaaggtaaaatatactattataaaattttgcatttatatgcaaaaatattttatcatgtcatgtgtgcatgcgtgcgtgcgtgcgtgcgtgcgtgcgtacgggctgatcgataatataaaagcaaCTACTtggttttttaaaatcaataattttagttcataaatgtaacatatgtaataaaattttgaaaaaataattttccaaatttaatttttgtcaaaaattattttttgaaaatgtgacatatgtaatattttataaaatttataaaaagttataaaaaaaacatgaagaaatataattaatacttgctaacattaaattaaataatgcttttattaaaaaatatataggtaaCACTTCAGAATCTTCATAGCATtatcaaaaagatttttattcacaaattgAAGTTGAGTAACTTACAATTACGTACAATTAAAGTgcacacaatatttttaatcttatttactattaatccttgtctttttaaaattccaaCAAGTTGTAAGTTCGAGTTTTATaactagaaaattattaatagaagtatacataaaaatctatttaatgtaaatactgCATTGACTACATTATTACATGATTTGGCTATACTGTACCGCTTGCAACATAGATGGAATACGACACATTTttcttgcataaaataatcataagtATTTTCTTAactatgttaaatataaatagcaaaCTGTTGTATCTGTGCAATataaaactatgtatattattaagctCTGGCAATATAGAATTAACTAAAAGTATTTTCAGCATATTATCGTTTGAAATTACTTCAAGCTCTACATCTGCTTTTTATTGCCTaattgtgttttaattttattattctttaaatttcgtCCCACCTGTTGTCGAACACCCTTTATGTATCAAATTGTAATAGATGTGTTAACTAATGCctcgaaaaaaattgaagaaactgAACAAGGGCGTCCCAAATATATAGGGTATCTCAAATCTACCTCAATACTTATGCTAATAACAGATTCTACAgtattgaaatacatttttaattaaaggcGTTTAAAGATgactaattaaattgttacaaaCGTTGTCGCGTACTCtatcaaaattacattttataaaatacatgctATGTTGAGAATTTATAacgttttaacaatttttataataattttaacaatgcaATTGGTCAGTTTTAGATGTCATTCAAAGACTATAGTCgcaaactttaaatattaagatttttatttctaggCAACTTCAAAAATCTATTATCAGATGATACGGTAAGTTGGAAACATCCTGTACATAAAATTGATCTCATTCGATAAATTCTTTGTCCACCTTTTTgctttctcgatatttttctataaaataattgtgttcGACAAGACTTACATTTTTAAGACTGTAAGAAGTGCTGCGTGTAACAATACTGGAAACATATCGGCGATTCTGACAGAAATGCTTTAATAGCAATTGCATAATTGTTTTCTtacacacaaataaaataaaactaccAATATCTACAATAGTTCTCAATATACAAATACTAGTTGTAATGTAAAACGGTGTTAAAGTAGCTTCTTTAACCAGCCAAAATTCCCACGTTGTCATTATAATCCATTCTATGGCTACTATgacaaataacattataaacagTTTTAGATAAAGATTGGCcctgcaaataaatataaaaatttttttattttaaaattacgatatatgattattaaaatcatgcTTGTGAACATTTAATGCTTCatgaagataaataattaaaaaaatcgtaattactttacatttttataaatgcataaaaacaatataataaatactattaatttagttatatGAAAatgagttaataaaataaactttaagtataaaaaaaaaagaatcagaAAAAGTAGtatcatttttgtaaaaaaatttcaatgaaaataattttcatgctTAAAGGATTAATAGACGTAAATATTCATCttgaatttattcttattgtttattatatattttcgaaaataacaGATACTATTGAGAAAATATGCGCGTGATTGAACGGCGGTAAAAtgtttctacaaaaaaatttcataaatgtgAAAGCACATTGTGCAAGTAGGTAAATgtcaaaaatgataaaaaattatcaattttgcgttcacaaataaatacaatgacatatattttattaaatagaataaagacTATGTAGCAATATATGTAGAGTTATTTATGTACGAaccattttttgttttcattataaCATCGGCTCTCTGAATCTCGAAGACGACGAGTTGTGTCCTTCTCATACCGCATGATCTTTAATGCTGTATGAATAGATAAAGAAATGCtaataataacacaaataattttgGGTCCGTAATTATATAACTGATCGGATGAAcctactaaaataaaaataaagcatttcAAAATATGTCACATATTGcaagtatatacaaaatatgcttccatttttaatataatgttgtaAGATagataatcataattaaattgattaatcataattaaatatattaccaataaaattttattaacaataatatacacTTACAACGCAACCAACATGTAGGGACCTCAAATCTCGGTCGAATCATGTTTTTCGGCACGCTAGGAACGGTTTCCATGATGACACAAATGATAGTGAGAATGAAAGGACTTCCCCAAGCAATGAtggaatatataaactttttcttcttttgttgTTCCGGTCTTTTTGTTAACGAGCTAAAACTTCTGCAAAGAAgagtttacattttacatttagccaatagtaaatgaaaaatttggaTGCAATTACacgttaaaataaatgtttttgataaaattacttacaaaTTTGTCTTATGTAACTATGTTCATAAAaggtaaatatgcatattagAGCACTTTTTATTGACATCGATCTTGACTTATATTGTCAAAGTCATAACTCTGAGTAACGTACAAATGTTTTTAGCCATTACTCGTggcttattaaaaaaaatattaataattaaaaaagtcaaTGCGAACATCTGAATTTGTTCTAGCATGAATTTTCAGATcagttatatacatgtaagtTGTATTGTGTATTCAAATGGACACATGGCTGGAGGTGGGGCTTTACCCTCCCTCTGCATTCTGGAAAAAAACTGACGAAATCCAACTCATCTTtcaaaggtaaaaaaaaataaaaattcaacttCCTCAGAATGGGTTTGattacgttaatttttttggGATGGGCGCTGTCCTTTCCTTACCAGCGCGTTTGATTTATTacacgtaaataaataaatgtattaaaattcgtttttatttaatgtatataatgtcaaaaaatcatgttctattttctattaatacttttattgacaaaatatatcaaagtcAATGTCATTGAAAGGAATTTTCAATATCCAAATTTCCCATGTGACATTTATGCACTAAATTTGTAAAGAAACCAAGAAGGTTTTTTCATAATCAATCCGCATGCAttcacacacacgcacacgacataaagttttttttcgtaattcataataatatcataaataaatatattattctaccACATTTgatcgtataatataaatcctaattttatataaaatgtatataaaataaaaaataatatatatttacctaaATGTCCACCACATATCGAAACTCATTACACTTAACCAGATGGAACTTGCTAAAGAGCTGAAATAGATGACTAAACCTGTAATTATGgagaatatttgaaatgaacaatatttatagaatgttttctttaaaatatgaatgatAATTGGCAAATTACATTTCTGTGTacgaaaaaactttaattttttattgagaatttacaaaaatttatgaagaatAACAGAAGTATACACACATCAGTCAAATGTATACACTACAtgaattgcattattatatgattatataaggCTATACTGTACCGCTTGCAATACAGGTGGAATACGCCAGATTTTCCTTTTTGATTATCATTACCAATATATTAGTGAAGTAAAGGATAAATACCATACTGCTGTATCTACGCAACATGAAACTATGTATATTCTGTAGCTCTGGTAGTATAGTGTAAACCAGGAATAATATCAGCATACATAGCAAAGACACTGTAGCGCAAATCAAACTCAAAATGTGTGTCCAAACTATTAACGGTTTAATGACtgtattgaaataattcaCTTCTTTTTCGACGGCTTCTGTTAAAGTTTTCGAGCATATAAGCGCAAGAACCTGATCTCGATTCGAAAAGGCTAGACAATAGGATGTTGATTCGATGAATTGATCAAAGTAGGGAAGATATAGAGTGccgttttcgaaaaaaatgtatttgtagAACACAATACTATCGTCATTAAGTTTGATAGGTATAATTTCGCTACTGTTTGAACACGGATCTTGAACAATCAAGTGAAACATTTCTTCCACTTTCTTATATTCAGCCTTCATATTCGTTTCGCTCCAGAAGCTATATACATCTGAGAAAACATATTTAGGTTCTTTAGTAGTGCAATTGGAAGTAAGTAAGTCATAGCGATCGCCGAGAGAACAACAAAGACGAATGCAACTAATATTATCGCACGTCTCGTATGAATCGTAATTGATGtaatcattttcattttcattattcGAATGACTTATGTTGTCGATCGTAAAGTTCGCTCGAATCTCTCTCGGTATTTGATTACGTTTCTCATGATATTTCACATAACGTACAGAGAATTCATTCTGCATCAAATCATATGGAATCATATGAAACACATTTTGAGCATTTTTATAATCCATGgtgaaatttttgtacatattatatcgaTTGAAAACCGTCTCGTTGTCATTTTTCTCGGTGGAATTTACATAAAGTTCGTGTCTCACAATCGAATAGTTGTCCTG from the Anoplolepis gracilipes chromosome 11, ASM4749672v1, whole genome shotgun sequence genome contains:
- the LOC140671196 gene encoding probable G-protein coupled receptor Mth-like 2 isoform X3; this translates as MYGKSFELWCCALLFFVSSTKPLQNFTIDNKQDNYSIVRHELYVNSTEKNDNETVFNRYNMYKNFTMDYKNAQNVFHMIPYDLMQNEFSVRYVKYHEKRNQIPREIRANFTIDNISHSNNENENDYINYDSYETCDNISCIRLCCSLGDRYDLLTSNCTTKEPKYVFSDVYSFWSETNMKAEYKKVEEMFHLIVQDPCSNSSEIIPIKLNDDSIVFYKYIFFENGTLYLPYFDQFIESTSYCLAFSNRDQVLALICSKTLTEAVEKEVNYFNTVIKPLIVWTHILSLICATVSLLCMLILFLVYTILPELQNIHSFMLRRYSSMVFILYFTNILVMIIKKENLAYSTCIASGLVIYFSSLASSIWLSVMSFDMWWTFRSFSSLTKRPEQQKKKKFIYSIIAWGSPFILTIICVIMETVPSVPKNMIRPRFEVPTCWLRLGSSDQLYNYGPKIICVIISISLSIHTALKIMRYEKDTTRRLRDSESRCYNENKKCSHRMDYNDNVGILAG
- the LOC140671196 gene encoding G-protein coupled receptor Mth2-like isoform X1 yields the protein MYGKSFELWCCALLFFVSSTKPLQNFTIDNKQDNYSIVRHELYVNSTEKNDNETVFNRYNMYKNFTMDYKNAQNVFHMIPYDLMQNEFSVRYVKYHEKRNQIPREIRANFTIDNISHSNNENENDYINYDSYETCDNISCIRLCCSLGDRYDLLTSNCTTKEPKYVFSDVYSFWSETNMKAEYKKVEEMFHLIVQDPCSNSSEIIPIKLNDDSIVFYKYIFFENGTLYLPYFDQFIESTSYCLAFSNRDQVLALICSKTLTEAVEKEVNYFNTVIKPLIVWTHILSLICATVSLLCMLILFLVYTILPELQNIHSFMLRRYSSMVFILYFTNILVMIIKKENLAYSTCIASGLVIYFSSLASSIWLSVMSFDMWWTFRSFSSLTKRPEQQKKKKFIYSIIAWGSPFILTIICVIMETVPSVPKNMIRPRFEVPTCWLRLGSSDQLYNYGPKIICVIISISLSIHTALKIMRYEKDTTRRLRDSESRCYNENKKWANLYLKLFIMLFVIVAIEWIIMTTWEFWLVKEATLTPFYITTSICILRTIVDIGSFILFVCKKTIMQLLLKHFCQNRRYVSSIVTRSTSYSLKNVSLVEHNYFIEKYRESKKVDKEFIE
- the LOC140671196 gene encoding G-protein coupled receptor Mth2-like isoform X2 — translated: MYGKSFELWCCALLFFVSSTKPLQNFTIDNKQDNYSIVRHELYVNSTEKNDNETVFNRYNMYKNFTMDYKNAQNVFHMIPYDLMQNEFSVRYVKYHEKRNQIPREIRANFTIDNISHSNNENENDYINYDSYETCDNISCIRLCCSLGDRYDLLTSNCTTKEPKYVFSDVYSFWSETNMKAEYKKVEEMFHLIVQDPCSNSSEIIPIKLNDDSIVFYKYIFFENGTLYLPYFDQFIESTSYCLAFSNRDQVLALICSKTLTEAVEKEVNYFNTVIKPLIVWTHILSLICATVSLLCMLILFLVYTILPELQNIHSFMLRRYSSMVFILYFTNILVMIIKKENLAYSTCIASGLVIYFSSLASSIWLSVMSFDMWWTFRSFSSLTKRPEQQKKKKFIYSIIAWGSPFILTIICVIMETVPSVPKNMIRPRFEVPTCWLRSLKIMRYEKDTTRRLRDSESRCYNENKKWANLYLKLFIMLFVIVAIEWIIMTTWEFWLVKEATLTPFYITTSICILRTIVDIGSFILFVCKKTIMQLLLKHFCQNRRYVSSIVTRSTSYSLKNVSLVEHNYFIEKYRESKKVDKEFIE
- the LOC140671196 gene encoding probable G-protein coupled receptor Mth-like 11 isoform X4; its protein translation is MYGKSFELWCCALLFFVSSTKPLQNFTIDNKQDNYSIVRHELYVNSTEKNDNETVFNRYNMYKNFTMDYKNAQNVFHMIPYDLMQNEFSVRYVKYHEKRNQIPREIRANFTIDNISHSNNENENDYINYDSYETCDNISCIRLCCSLGDRYDLLTSNCTTKEPKYVFSDVYSFWSETNMKAEYKKVEEMFHLIVQDPCSNSSEIIPIKLNDDSIVFYKYIFFENGTLYLPYFDQFIESTSYCLAFSNRDQVLALICSKTLTEAVEKEVNYFNTVIKPLIVWTHILSLICATVSLLCMLILFLVYTILPELQNIHSFMLRRYSSMVFILYFTNILVMIIKKENLAYSTCIASGLVIYFSSLASSIWLSVMSFDMWWTFRSFSSLTKRPEQQKKKKFIYSIIAWGSPFILTIICVIMETVPSVPKNMIRPRFEVPTCWLRSLKIMRYEKDTTRRLRDSESRCYNENKKCSHRMDYNDNVGILAG